In Chryseobacterium camelliae, one DNA window encodes the following:
- the frr gene encoding ribosome recycling factor, whose translation MEELDLILESVKQDMEAAVKHLDHAFQRIRAGRASTNMVQDVMVEYYGAMTPINQVANVSVPDAMTISIQPWDRSAINAIEKAIINSNLGFAPSNNGDNIILNVPPLTEERRRDLAKQAKGEVEQTKVTVRNARQDGLKELKKLDGVSEDIIKGVEADIQELTDKYVKLCDEHLKTKEAEIMKV comes from the coding sequence TAGATCTTATATTAGAATCTGTAAAACAGGATATGGAAGCTGCCGTGAAGCATTTGGACCACGCTTTCCAGCGCATCAGAGCCGGAAGAGCATCAACTAATATGGTTCAGGATGTAATGGTTGAATATTATGGTGCCATGACGCCGATCAATCAGGTGGCCAATGTTTCTGTTCCGGATGCTATGACGATTTCCATTCAGCCTTGGGACAGAAGTGCCATTAATGCAATTGAAAAGGCGATCATCAATTCCAACTTAGGTTTTGCCCCATCCAATAACGGAGATAACATTATCCTGAACGTACCGCCTTTAACGGAGGAAAGAAGAAGGGACCTGGCAAAACAGGCTAAAGGAGAAGTGGAGCAGACAAAAGTAACTGTACGAAATGCCAGACAGGACGGTCTTAAGGAACTGAAAAAACTGGACGGTGTTTCCGAAGATATCATCAAGGGAGTGGAAGCAGATATTCAGGAGCTTACGGATAAGTATGTAAAGCTTTGTGATGAACATCTTAAAACGAAGGAAGCTGAAATTATGAAAGTTTAA